The following DNA comes from Haloarchaeobius salinus.
ACGATGCCCGCGATCTCCTGATCGATGCGGTACGGGGCCGACGGGTCCGCGGTGAGGACCGTCGCGTCGGTGAAGAGGTGGGTGTTCGAGACGAGTTCGGGGGCGTCGACCCGTGCAAGAACGGGTGCCAGCCTGCGCGCGCCGACCATCCCCTCCTCGAACGACTCGACGTGCGTGAGGACGGCACGGCCGAAGCCCGTGACCCGGTAGCCGTCAGCGCCGCGTGCCAGTAGCCCACGCTCGGTCAGCGCGTTCGTCGCCCGGTACGCCGTCGCCCGCGAGACCCCGGCACGTTCGGCGATGGTGGAACGGTCCGTCGGGCCGCCTCGACAGGCCGCGAGAACGGGTGCGCGTTGCAGCAGGGCGACGGCATCGACGACGGCATCCCGGTCCATGTAGTCGTATTCGAGGGGGGTGAGTTAACCGTTCGCAAACTGAGACTGCGTCTCACGGGTGAGACGGCGTCTCAACGGTGCCTATAACCCAGGGTCGTGCGTCCGTACAGTCGGGCAGACCGAATCGGGAAGACGGTTCGGGGGGACCGTCACGGTACTGCCGAGTGTGCGACCGTCGGGGGGCGGTCGCCACGGGGGGACGGAGCGGTACACTCGACCGGAGCAGCCGCTTCCGTGCGACAGTTCTGACGCGAGTTTCCACCCCGAAAAGATGGGGCGAAAGACCGGAACGGTGACGTGGAACCCAGCCTACTCCAGCAGGAGCAGCTTCGGGTTCTCGAGGTACTTCTTGACCTCGTTGGTGAACTGCGCACCGTCGGCCCCGTCGATGACGCGGTGGTCGAACGCCAGCGACAGCGTCAGCACGTGGCGGATCTCGATGGAGTCCTCGCCGTT
Coding sequences within:
- a CDS encoding helix-turn-helix transcriptional regulator; its protein translation is MDRDAVVDAVALLQRAPVLAACRGGPTDRSTIAERAGVSRATAYRATNALTERGLLARGADGYRVTGFGRAVLTHVESFEEGMVGARRLAPVLARVDAPELVSNTHLFTDATVLTADPSAPYRIDQEIAGIVADTSREMVGVTTTFGSPTVMERTYEVIRSGVAVEWVLTRAAFEGVLDQYADGHGELMAMGTTATYLVEDPPLDVAIYDDTLVIPGYDGESGTVTAMATTEDPDAVAWARGVFEACRERADRLG